The sequence TCACCATCTCGGCAAGGTCCGCGCCATTGATCAAATCATCGAGTGGCATAGGCAGTGAGTGTCGATGTTCCAAGTGATTGCCTCTTTCTCCTGTTTCTCGACTGACTTCTTGAGCGAATGAAGCCAGAAAACACCCGCCGCCATCAACAGCACTCCGAGAAGGATGTAAGCGGGCCGGAGATTGGTGGGGTCCATGTAGCCGACCGTATGCTCGATGAGTGTTGCGGAGACAGCTCCAGCAATGAACAAGACCACGCAGTAGCTCCAGGCCTTGTTGACGCGTGCGGCGGAGTGGAATCCATTCGCGGGGACGTTTGGTGCCCGAAAGCCACCAAAAAACGCAAAGCCGCCCAGCAGCAATGCCAGGAGCAAAAGACGCCGAAGATCGAAATCAAACTCCATCGGGTGTCGGTGCTTTGAATCGAGGAGTGCCCTTGTGAGCGCTGAAATCGATGTGTTTCATCTGGGCGAGCATCAGAATCTCACGTTCCTGCCCCGGATAGTCGTTGATGGACTGCCATTTGTTCGCCTGCCGGAGGATGCCGAGCGTGGAATGAAGCTTTTGCTCCAATCCCGTCTCGCTGGGGAGAAGCTGCTGGAAGTGACGGTAACCTCTCAAGGCGAACAAAGGCCCACCCAGGAAGATCTGGCTGAGCACATAGGCTGGGGCATTGATCCTGTGTGTTTGCGAATCAATGATTTCGCCAGCTGCTGGGCCCGTCCAGCGAGGAAGGCTCATGAAAAAGGCTGAATCCAAATAACTCTGAAAGCCTTGTCCACGCTTCCAAGTGTGAAAACCACTCCAAGTGATGCCAAGCAATCCGATAACGCCGAGCCAGATCGCCCATTCGGTCGAATAACCGAAGGAATCGAGCACCAGTGCGGTGGCGTATCGGAAGAACAACCACGCTAGCACATAGCACACAAGGCTACCCAGTAGGCAAAAGACGCCACGGATGATTTTGGAGCGATTGTAGGCGGCGATCATGCGGGAGAGGTGATCAATAATAGAACTGAAAGTCAACGTGCAGATACTTCGAGGATCCAAGCCTGCCACGCCACGAGCACAAAGGGAAACGCGAGCCACCGCAATGACAATTCAACAGGCAAGGCGGCCCAAAACAGTCCGAGCAGCCGATTGGAAGATTTCCAACGGGCTGCTCGGCGTGGTCATTTGTGAAAGTGTTAGCGGTTACACATGAATCGGATGCCCTTTGGCCACTTCGGTGGCTTCTTTGACCATCTCGCTCAGGGTGGGGTGGGCGTGGATGGTGGCTTCGATCTCGTCCCAGGTGGCTTCTAGGTTCATGGCGAGGCCGATTTCGGCGATCATCTCGGTGCTCTCGCTGCCGATGATGTGGGCACCGATGATTTCACCGTGGGGCTCGCCGTAGATGATTTTGACGAAGCCTTCGGGCTCGCCAGCGGCGAGTGCTTTGCCGCTGGCCTGGTAGGGGAATTTGCCGATCTTGAATTTGAGGCCTTTTTCCTTCGCGGCACGCTCGGTGAGGCCGATGCTGGCGACCTGCGGGTGGCAGTAGGTGCAGCCGGGGAAGACGCCGACTTTTTTGGGCTTATGCTTGGTGAACATGCCTTCGACGGCCTGCACGGCTTCGTAGCTGGCGACGTGGGCGAGCCAGGGCGGCCCGATGATGTCACCCGCGCCGTAGATGCCTTTGACGCTGGTCTGATAGCGGTCGTCGGTTTGGAGCCAGCCGCGCTCGGTGAGCTTCAAGTCGATGCCTGCGGGCAAGACGGGCTTCACGCCGATGGCGACGAGGCAGATGTCTGCTTCGAGTGTTTCATTGGCGGCACCTTCGACGGTGATTTTGACGCCTTTGCCGTCTTCGCTGGTCTTGCTGACCTTGGTGTTGGTCAAAATGCGGATTCCGGCCTTGGTGAGGCTTTTTTCCAGGGTTTTGCTCACTTCGGTGTCTTCGACGGGAAGGATGTCTGGGAGCATTTCGACGACGGTGACCTTGGTGCCGTAGGCGTTGAAGAAATAGGCGAATTCGATGCCGATAGCGCCTGCGCCGATGACGATGATGCTTTTGGGCTGTTTTTCCAAAGTCATGGCTTCTTTGCTGCCGATGACGGTTTTGCCATTGAAGGGAAATCCTGGCATGTCGCGGCTTTTGGCGCCGGTGGCGATGAGGATGTTCGCGGCGTCATGGGTCTCATGTTTGCCATCTGCGGCGGTGACTTCCACTTTGCCAGCGGCGGGGATGCTGGCGGTGCCTTTGAGGTAATCGACCTTGTTCTTCTTGAAGAGGAATTCGATGCCTTTGTTGAGCTTGTCGCTGACGCCACGGCTGCGGCCGATGACTTTGGACCAATCGTATTCGATGCTGCCGATCTTGAGACCGAACTCCTCTGCGCGGTGGGTGAGGGTGTGATAAAGCTCGGCGTTTTTGAGAAGGGCTTTGGTGGGGATGCAGCCCCAGTTGAGGCAGGTGCCGCCAGCGCGGTCGTTTTCGACGCAGGCGACTTTTTTGCCGAGTTGGGTTGCGCGAATGGCGCCGAC is a genomic window of Verrucomicrobiaceae bacterium containing:
- the lpdA gene encoding dihydrolipoyl dehydrogenase is translated as MNYDLIVIGGGPAGYVGAIRATQLGKKVACVENDRAGGTCLNWGCIPTKALLKNAELYHTLTHRAEEFGLKIGSIEYDWSKVIGRSRGVSDKLNKGIEFLFKKNKVDYLKGTASIPAAGKVEVTAADGKHETHDAANILIATGAKSRDMPGFPFNGKTVIGSKEAMTLEKQPKSIIVIGAGAIGIEFAYFFNAYGTKVTVVEMLPDILPVEDTEVSKTLEKSLTKAGIRILTNTKVSKTSEDGKGVKITVEGAANETLEADICLVAIGVKPVLPAGIDLKLTERGWLQTDDRYQTSVKGIYGAGDIIGPPWLAHVASYEAVQAVEGMFTKHKPKKVGVFPGCTYCHPQVASIGLTERAAKEKGLKFKIGKFPYQASGKALAAGEPEGFVKIIYGEPHGEIIGAHIIGSESTEMIAEIGLAMNLEATWDEIEATIHAHPTLSEMVKEATEVAKGHPIHV